The following proteins come from a genomic window of Chelonia mydas isolate rCheMyd1 chromosome 15, rCheMyd1.pri.v2, whole genome shotgun sequence:
- the RTN4R gene encoding reticulon-4 receptor codes for MKRAIAEGSKLLILVLCLNIQLEVESCPGACVCYSEPKITISCQQQGLTVIPTEIPIQTQRIFLHNNKITLVRSTSFSSCRNMTILWIHSNNISLIESRAFYGLDKLEELDLSDNVNLKFINPTTFQGLIHLHTLHLDRCGLLELSTGLFRGLFSLQHLYLQDNNLQNLLDDTFLDLANLTYLFLHGNKIKSLSENVFRGLINLDRLLLHQNRVSLVHRRSFHDLGKVMTLYLFNNNLTVLSGETMAPLVSLQYLRLNGNQWICDCQAQSLWNWFKQFKGSSSELECHLPANLVGRDLKRLQSSDLEGCVDSFNQIRTSVFSTKTRSGKLPTTDSPLNSRDGSQKCCQPETDKSFIYEAKGKAGPSSHSSRPSPNNPFKDKENMSKIKYIETDPSKNGSNKQINDSPFGTFPSVVDPPLTKLKPEFLAPIQPSTVPTKKRQGCSKKNKSKAQCRLTQQGNSSTLQPSLSLLLPLLVWSLLLLC; via the coding sequence GAAGCAAACTGCTGATTTTGGTGCTTTGCTTGAACATCCAGTTGGAAGTGGAATCTTGCCCTGGGGCGTGTGTATGCTACAGTGAACCCAAGATCACAATAAGCTGTCAGCAGCAGGGACTGACAGTAATCCCCACTGAGATCCCCATTCAGACTCAACGCATCTTCCTGCACAACAACAAGATAACCCTGGTGAGGTCCACCAGCTTCAGTTCCTGCCGCAACATGACTATCCTTTGGATCCATTCCAACAACATCAGCCTCATCGAGTCCAGGGCATTTTATGGgcttgacaaactggaggaatTAGACCTCAGTGACAATGTGAACTTGAAGTTCATCAATCCCACCACTTTCCAGGGTCTCATTCACCTTCACACCTTACACCTGGATCGCTGTGGGCTCCTGGAGCTATCCACAGGGCTTTTCCGAGGGTTGTTCTCCTTGCAGCATCTCTACCTTCAGGATAATAACCTGCAGAACCTGCTGGATGACACTTTCCTAGATCTTGCAAATCTCACCTATCTGTTTTTGCATGGTAATAAAATTAAGAGCTTATCAGAGAATGTCTTTCGTGGGCTGATCAACCTGGATCGGCTCCTGTTGCACCAGAACAGAGTCAGCCTGGTTCACCGCAGGTCTTTTCATGACCTTGGGAAAGTGATGACCTTGTATCTGTTCAATAACAACTTGACGGTGCTCTCTGGAGAAACAATGGCTCCCTTGGTGTCCCTCCAATACCTTCGTTTAAATGGCAACCAGTGGATCTGTGACTGTCAGGCTCAGTCCCTCTGGAATTGGTTTAAACAGTTTAAAGGATCTTCATCAGAGCTGGAGTGCCATCTGCCCGCTAACTTGGTAGGGAGAGACCTCAAAAGACTGCAGAGCAGCGACTTGGAAGGATGTGTCGACTCTTTCAATCAGATAAGAACAAGTGTTTTTAGTACTAAGACCAGATCTGGGAAACTGCCAACCACCGACTCCCCACTAAATTCCCGGGACGGCTCCCAGAAGTGCTGCCAACCGGAAACTGATAAATCCTTTATTTATGAAGCCAAGGGTAAGGCAGGTCCATCTTCACACAGCAGCCGGCCGTCCCCCAACAACCCTTTCAAAGATAAGGAGAACATGTCCAAAATCAAGTACATCGAAACGGACCCTTCCAAAAATGGGAGCAACAAGCAAATAAACGACTCCCCTTTTGGGACCTTCCCCAGCGTTGTAGACCCTCCATTGACCAAGTTGAAACCAGAATTCCTAGCTCCCATTCAACCCTCCACAGTCCCAACCAAAAAGAGGCAGGGGTGCTCTAAAAAAAACAAGTCGAAGGCCCAGTGCCGCCTCACCCAGCAAGGAAACAGCTCCACATTACAGCCAAGCCTGAGTCTTTTGCTTCCCCTCTTGGTGTGGAGCCTACTGTTGCTCTGCTAA